The following proteins are encoded in a genomic region of Thunnus maccoyii chromosome 8, fThuMac1.1, whole genome shotgun sequence:
- the LOC121901782 gene encoding calcium-binding protein 2-like isoform X3 produces MLTHQVTLSSKLLKYCDNNPAQCKSRSQGEQQDRELRPEELDELREAFVEFDKHKDGYIRHKDLGECMRTMGYMPTEMELIELSQQICGGKLDFEDFVELMGPKMLAETADMIGVKELRDAFKEFDSNGDGQISITELREAMKKLMGEQVTNREINEILRDVDLNGDGLVDFEEFVRMMSR; encoded by the exons ATGCTAACACATCAGGTAACATTATCAAGTAAGTTACTGAAATACTGCGATAATAATCCAGCTCAGTGCAAGTCCCGaagccagggagagcagcag GACAGAGAACTGAGACCAGAGGAGCTTGACG AGCTCCGTGAGGCCTTTGTGGAGTTTGATAAACACAAGGACGGCTACATAAGACATAAAGACCTGGGGGAGTGTATGAGGACTATGGGATACATGCCCACGGAGATGGAGCTCATCGAACTGAGCCAGCAGATCT gtGGAGGTAAATTGGACTTTGAGGACTTTGTGGAGCTGATGGGACCCAAAATGCTGGCAGAGACAGCGGACATGATTGGAGTAAAAGAACTGCGGGATGCATTCAAAGAG TTTGACTCTAATGGTGACGGTCAGATCAGTATAACTGAGCTGCGTGAGGCCATGAAGAAGCTGATGGGGGAACAAGTGACCAACAGAGAGATAAACGAGATCCTCCGAGATGTTGACCTCAACGGAGACGGTTTGGTGGACTTTGAGG agttTGTGCGAATGATGTCACGCTGA
- the LOC121901782 gene encoding calcium-binding protein 2-like isoform X1 — MFCICTSEIRFEHRLHQSDLSSSNPLSPHLQVQASIKKKVGKQKKRTNDNVMLDGDIQTAAQQPPRHQRPVQIPQTTAAAEDREALEEKLEEMMEGPQRKKKEREKEVEPVDLLPIVDSVFGQDRELRPEELDELREAFVEFDKHKDGYIRHKDLGECMRTMGYMPTEMELIELSQQICGGKLDFEDFVELMGPKMLAETADMIGVKELRDAFKEFDSNGDGQISITELREAMKKLMGEQVTNREINEILRDVDLNGDGLVDFEEFVRMMSR; from the exons ATGTTTTGCATCTGTACGTCAGAAATAAGGTTTGAACACAGACTTCACCAGTCTGACCTCAGTTCCTCAAACCCTCTGTCCCCCCACCTACAGGTGCAGGCCTCCATCAAGAAGAAGGTGgggaagcagaagaagagaaccAATGACAATGTAATGCTTGACGGAGACATCCAAACCGCCGCACAGCAGCCCCCTCGCCATCAGAGACCCGTCCAGATCCCCCAGACGACCGCGGCTGCTGAGGACAGAGAGGCGCTGGAGGAGAAGCtggaggagatgatggagggaccgcagaggaaaaagaaggagagagagaaggaggtggAGCCCGTAGACCTGCTGCCCATAGTGGACTCTGTGTTTGGACAG GACAGAGAACTGAGACCAGAGGAGCTTGACG AGCTCCGTGAGGCCTTTGTGGAGTTTGATAAACACAAGGACGGCTACATAAGACATAAAGACCTGGGGGAGTGTATGAGGACTATGGGATACATGCCCACGGAGATGGAGCTCATCGAACTGAGCCAGCAGATCT gtGGAGGTAAATTGGACTTTGAGGACTTTGTGGAGCTGATGGGACCCAAAATGCTGGCAGAGACAGCGGACATGATTGGAGTAAAAGAACTGCGGGATGCATTCAAAGAG TTTGACTCTAATGGTGACGGTCAGATCAGTATAACTGAGCTGCGTGAGGCCATGAAGAAGCTGATGGGGGAACAAGTGACCAACAGAGAGATAAACGAGATCCTCCGAGATGTTGACCTCAACGGAGACGGTTTGGTGGACTTTGAGG agttTGTGCGAATGATGTCACGCTGA
- the LOC121901782 gene encoding calcium-binding protein 2-like isoform X2, with amino-acid sequence MFMIIRELPAGGGGAAGAMSVPQERSAKQVQASIKKKVGKQKKRTNDNVMLDGDIQTAAQQPPRHQRPVQIPQTTAAAEDREALEEKLEEMMEGPQRKKKEREKEVEPVDLLPIVDSVFGQDRELRPEELDELREAFVEFDKHKDGYIRHKDLGECMRTMGYMPTEMELIELSQQICGGKLDFEDFVELMGPKMLAETADMIGVKELRDAFKEFDSNGDGQISITELREAMKKLMGEQVTNREINEILRDVDLNGDGLVDFEEFVRMMSR; translated from the exons ATGTTCATGATCATTCGAGAGTTGCCCGCCGGAGGAGGCGGTGCTGCTGGAGCGATGAGCGTGCCACAGGAGAGGTCTGCAAAACAG GTGCAGGCCTCCATCAAGAAGAAGGTGgggaagcagaagaagagaaccAATGACAATGTAATGCTTGACGGAGACATCCAAACCGCCGCACAGCAGCCCCCTCGCCATCAGAGACCCGTCCAGATCCCCCAGACGACCGCGGCTGCTGAGGACAGAGAGGCGCTGGAGGAGAAGCtggaggagatgatggagggaccgcagaggaaaaagaaggagagagagaaggaggtggAGCCCGTAGACCTGCTGCCCATAGTGGACTCTGTGTTTGGACAG GACAGAGAACTGAGACCAGAGGAGCTTGACG AGCTCCGTGAGGCCTTTGTGGAGTTTGATAAACACAAGGACGGCTACATAAGACATAAAGACCTGGGGGAGTGTATGAGGACTATGGGATACATGCCCACGGAGATGGAGCTCATCGAACTGAGCCAGCAGATCT gtGGAGGTAAATTGGACTTTGAGGACTTTGTGGAGCTGATGGGACCCAAAATGCTGGCAGAGACAGCGGACATGATTGGAGTAAAAGAACTGCGGGATGCATTCAAAGAG TTTGACTCTAATGGTGACGGTCAGATCAGTATAACTGAGCTGCGTGAGGCCATGAAGAAGCTGATGGGGGAACAAGTGACCAACAGAGAGATAAACGAGATCCTCCGAGATGTTGACCTCAACGGAGACGGTTTGGTGGACTTTGAGG agttTGTGCGAATGATGTCACGCTGA